One window from the genome of Methanobacterium sp. encodes:
- a CDS encoding pyridoxal phosphate-dependent aminotransferase, whose product MFQPAKRCKSIQLSEIRKMFELTPENAINLSLGEPDFDTPEHIREAVKQALDEGFTHYTSNNGILELREAISCKLADENKIETDPDNITVTVGASQALYISLQALVNKGDEVLIPDPGFLSYDAFVKLAEGEIVPISLKEENEFQMTADDVLDKITDKTKAIIMNSPANPTGAVMQKQDIKGIAEIAEDHNIYLISDEVYEKIIYEGKHYSPGRYTDNAITINAFSKTYAMTGFRVGYIAAKPEITEELLKVHQYNVACASSLSQIAGLEALTGPQECVGEMVAEFKRRRDLIVKRINEMGIPFKAPKGAFYAFPKVDNSSEFVNEALNVGVIIVNGASFGKCGEGHFRISYAAAYEKLSEAMNRLETIDI is encoded by the coding sequence ATGTTTCAACCAGCTAAGAGATGTAAATCAATACAACTTTCAGAAATAAGAAAAATGTTTGAACTCACACCAGAAAATGCTATTAATCTCAGTTTAGGTGAACCCGATTTTGACACCCCTGAACATATTAGAGAAGCTGTAAAACAGGCTTTAGATGAGGGATTTACTCATTATACTTCAAATAACGGTATTCTGGAACTTAGAGAGGCCATATCTTGCAAACTTGCCGATGAAAATAAAATAGAAACAGATCCAGATAACATAACAGTAACAGTTGGAGCAAGTCAAGCACTTTATATCAGTCTCCAGGCGCTGGTGAATAAAGGAGATGAAGTTTTAATCCCAGATCCAGGATTTCTTTCATATGATGCATTTGTGAAACTTGCAGAAGGCGAAATAGTTCCAATAAGCCTTAAAGAAGAAAATGAATTTCAAATGACTGCAGATGATGTGCTTGATAAAATTACTGATAAAACAAAAGCAATAATTATGAATTCTCCTGCAAATCCAACTGGTGCAGTGATGCAGAAACAAGATATTAAAGGTATAGCTGAAATAGCAGAAGATCATAACATATATTTGATATCTGATGAAGTTTATGAAAAGATAATTTATGAAGGAAAGCATTACAGCCCTGGAAGATACACAGACAATGCAATAACTATAAATGCATTCTCAAAGACCTATGCAATGACAGGATTTAGAGTAGGATACATTGCTGCAAAGCCAGAGATAACTGAAGAACTTTTGAAGGTTCATCAGTATAATGTTGCATGTGCCAGCTCATTATCTCAAATAGCAGGGCTTGAAGCATTAACAGGCCCACAAGAATGCGTCGGGGAAATGGTGGCAGAATTTAAAAGAAGAAGAGACTTAATAGTTAAAAGAATTAATGAAATGGGAATACCATTTAAAGCTCCTAAAGGAGCATTTTATGCATTCCCAAAGGTTGATAATTCATCTGAATTTGTTAATGAAGCATTAAATGTAGGTGTGATAATTGTTAATGGTGCAAGCTTTGGAAAATGTGGAGAAGGACACTTCAGAATATCATACGCAGCGGCATACGAAAAATTATCTGAAGCCATGAACAGATTGGAAACCATTGATATTTAA